TTACCGCTACATGGGAAATTCTCTCCCTATTTCAGCACCTCAGATTATTCCTGATGTTCGTGCTCTTGTCCTGGAATCAGCCACCGAATGCTCTCCGTTCGAACAGTAGCGTACATGACAAAGCTAGCcaggaagagcaaagaaaagagaagcagCCAGTCTATGCCTTTTGTCAGAACACTAGGCAGGGGGCCCTCCCAGTCTTCCTGGGTCACAGACACGTCGCTTTTAGCTtctataccttaaaaaaaaaaaaaaaaaaaaaagcccttgatCAGCACCAGTAATAATCCCTAAATACAGAGAAGTTGGTTGGTTCTATTTGGAGCTTTGTTCCTGTTCTCAGACTGAGGTGCTTGTACAGTTTGATCTAAAACTTTGGCGAGATTGTCCTTGTATGTTAAAGTATATCTAGCATACagtttatttacataaaaccaGATTgatttttatgtgtattttcatAATAGGAGGCTTGTTCCATCCTTCCACAGCACAGCCTTGTGTAAGCAGGGGTTTTTAATTGTGGAGGAGTTTCTGTGTTATTTTGAGTATTTCTGCTGTATTAGCAAATGTAACAATTTATGGTCTCTAACGAAGGCCCTCATAGGCCTatgtatgttttatttgtttgttttggttttctttacagAAGCACAGAAGGACCAGAGAGCTGGTTGGTGCTAAGCTCACAACGTGGACAGCCAGATCATGGAAACTGGAATCATTTTGTCTCTTCCAGCACAAGAACTGAAACTGTCCTATCCCCTAGCTGGTGTCAGCCTTATGTGGCACTGGCAACAATCCCAGGGTTCATCTGTCTTTATTCCCAAATGAAGTATTTGGGCAGGAAGATTAGCCCATCCTTCTAGCACCCTCTCCAGTTAAACCCCACTGTTTCCCCCTACTCCGTGACAGCAGCCCAGGGAGTTGAGTTTCTGCTTTCAGCATGCCCCAAAATCCAGCAACTGATTATATAAACCTCTACCAGGTCTTCTCAAGGGTCTTCATGAAATTCATTTTAAAGAACAAACAGTAGGGAGAGGAAAGCCCAGCTTGGAGCTCAAAGCCAGCCTGTTCTTCCTTACTGACACATCAGCGCTGATTTACATACCTGTTTGATTAAAAATGAAGTCTTTCAGTGTTTCCAGCGTTCTGTCTGTATGATTAAACCTAGCCATAGGTTTAGCACCTTGGAAAAGGAGGATATTTGGTACAGCAACAGTTCCAAATCTAGTTGATAAACTGTTGGACATAAAGTAAATACAAAgcatgaaggaaaagaaatctaCCGGAGGAAGAAACAAAGATAGTCACAATACAGGAAGTGTCAGTTTTACTGAATTAAATTGTCActttataagaaaaaataatttactcctgtttttaaaacacaaagcttGCTAACAGAAATAAACCGATGCTAGAGCACAGGAAGTGTGAGTTACCTGCTGTGCTGAGATGCATCCAGAGCCAGGAAGCGAAGGGTTGGAAACGCTCGAGGTAAAGAGTTAAAATGAGGTGCCAGACTGGCAGAAAAGCGGCACCACGGTGTGTAGAACAAGACTAACGTACAGTCACTACTATTTGGGTTTAAGAATTCCATCAGGTCCttagagaaagcagaagacaaaCACGGATGATTACACATTTAACAAGAGTTAATTTCTACACAGGAATGCATCATTCAGCAATCGATTAGACACTTGACAATATTTCAAGCAGCTGCACATCTTTTTAATCTTCTTAAAACACATGGGGAATTGTACTTAATCTTTTCTGAAGGCTGTTTGAAAAGTTTACTACTTAAaagtatatacatacataatcaTTAGAAGAAACAAACTAGAAACAGGCACTGACAATAAGTGCCATTAACGGTTTCAGAGAGAGACACTAATTCCACGCAGCATAAAAGATGACAGTTCACTGCAGGCACATGGGTGAGAGACACAGGCATGTGGACTGAGCTGtatctccatttttttctgctcagaacGACACAAAACACCTCCTCGCCCAgacaattttctctttttcattctctcttttcaGAGGACTTTTCACATGGAAATTCACCAAGTCAAACGCTGACAGAAACACACACACGGCGCTGATGGGGCATCTCCCACCACCCTCACGCGTTCAGATCACCACCAAGCAGTGCAGACGGGTGATCCGCTTACTTGAGACACGTTCAGGATCTGCAGCGTGAAGCGGTCGATGCCAGTCGCGTTTCTCTCCTCGCAGTTCACTTTGGGAGCTTTGGCGCTATCGGTGCTATTCGACTCCTCGGCGGGCGCAGGCAGCACCGTCTCCAGCGCGGCCTGCTCCCGGCCCTGGCTGCCCGCCTGGCCGAGGGGGGCCGCAGGGCCGCTCCCTACGCCGCACTCATCGCCTCCATCACAAGCCCCCTTGGCGACGGCCTGGCCGGCCCTCACCTCCCCCGGCACCACCGAGAGCACCACGGCCTGCTGCGCGGGGAGCCCGCTGCCCAGCATCGCGTCCGCCATCTCCGCAGTCCGGTACCGCACCGGCTCGCCGCCGTCCTGCGCGGAGCCAtccccgggggagcggggctgctcGCCGGCGCTCTGCTCCGTCACCGCCCCTGCGTCAGGAGGGAGATGTCAGCTCCGCGCTGCGGCCGAGCGCCGGCCTCCGCGGGGAGGCCCCGCACACACCACCCGACCCCTAGCACCCACGGCAGCTGCCAGCGCCGAAGCCCACCGGTCTCACCTGCAGGAAGGGCGGCACCGAGCCAggccagcgccagcagcagccGCCACATCCTCGGCgcggcccgggccgccgccgcgctgcgtCTCCCCGGACAACGGCCACTTCCGCCGGAGCGCCGGGACACTTCCGCTTCCGGCGTGCCCCCGCCGTGCGTGCGTGCGTAGCGCCGCAAGGGCGGCGTGCCGCCATCTTGTCttggctcggggcgggggggccgcggctccGCCCAGGGACCGGCTCCAGTCACAGAACTTCTGTGGCGGGAGGGCTCGGAGGGAGGAAGCGCAGGCCGCAGCGGCGGGGACACGATCGCCACCGCCGCGTTCGTCTGCGAGCTCCAAAAGATTCTCACGTGAGGAGACGGAAACCTGCTGGGGCTCAGTGCAAAGCAGCGAGGCAGAATTCAACTCGGGTCCCAGCCCCTGCCGATATTAACAGACCGGTTTGTTTTTAACCAAGTCGTCTCTGTCAGCGCCGCTGAGCCTCCCAGCACGGCGGCCCAGGGCCAAGCCCACCGACGGCTTTAGGACCCAGTGTCACGGGAGCCGGTGGAACGCAGTGTCCGAAGTGTCGGTCTGCTGACGCTGCTGGAGGTCGGCAGGCATCTCACTGTTGATTTAAATTAGTTCAGGTCGAAGATTCTTGCAACGAGGGAAATGTCGTCCCGAGGACTTGACAGGATGTTATGATTGAAGGGTAATTGAGAGGGCACAGAAACGCACCCTGTAATTCGTTCCAAAAGCGTGTTTTGGTATAACCCAGATCACAGCCCTAAGGGCCTGCTGTGACCAGGACTTCCCAACAGCCACATCTGTTTGCCCGCTATAGAGAAGCGCAGTTTGGGATGTGTTTTCACATGGAAACTAAACTTCAGCGTAAACTCAGGCTGGGGTAAAAGTCTGCAAACTAAAGGTGTATTTTTTAAAGCCAAAAAGAAAGGATGAGCTCTTGTCCATCAGCATATCTACCAAAGCTCCCAAGCTGAAAGGTGAGATAAATAGTCTGGTATTTATTTTAGGAAGTAAGATAATACTCCTGTCACAGAATTAGTTCTTACTTGAAAGCTCCCAAGCTGAAAGGATAGATAAATGGTCTGGTATTTCTTTTTAGGAAATAAGATAATAGTCCTCCTGTCACAGAATTAGTTCTTACTTGCTTTCAGTTTAATAGTTAAGCTTTAAGAGTATTTGGGGCATTTTGAAACTGAACATGTACTTCAAATCCCGATACCCCCTTTTTTTACAGTGTTCCTTAAAACTGCCAGCACCGCACAATGAGATGTTGCTGAAATTTTGTGTCTGTCAAAAAGTGAGTGAAAATTATGCCCTAAGAGAGTATGAACCACACACACATATTggaaaaaagcaaggaaaacactGTACATACATATAAGTAAAGATAGCTGTCAGCTTTATTACAGAAATGGGATTTCTGTCTTTTTACTAAGGGACGCTTCTCCAACGCTGTCCTTTCTTATGGTGCACATTTTCTTGcttgaaattttttctttcaaagtccAATTCGCATAAGCATTAATATTGAGGACATAATAGCTTAAAGATCTGAGGTTTGCACATAGAGGGAAAATAATTAGACCAACTGCTGCAGACCAAACAGGCTTGAAAGCAAGAGTACATAAGGAATATGAGTTGGTGCAGACTAGTCAGGAAAAAGCCACACCGTTTCCAATTGTCCTCACCTTTGAGTTTAGGTAAAGTGGcattttcagctggaaaatgaTTTTCCTTCTGGCCAGGGACTGCATGAGTTCACCGCTCTGGACTCTGCTGTCAAGGCCTAGAGTCTCCCGTACCGCAGTCCTGGCTGGTGTTGATCTCAAATACAAGTGATGATATTCCAAACCTTTAAAATAACAGATAGCTTTCTGGCAGTGCGCGTCCATCCAGAACAGTTCTGTGGATTTAATTCTAACATAGTAGCCTTCCTCCCATAGCAGAAATCAAAAGGTTTGTGTAAAACCTCATTCTTTTTTATGGTGACTATAATAAGTAATCTGTTAATGGAACATGAATGAACTCCCAAGAATTATAGTCAGGCTTTATCTTATGTAACTCAAAACAAACGCACTATCCCAGTGCTAAAGTATTCGAAGGCACATTTCTAACAATGCCTGCCAGTTTTGTTGCACAACTGTTTTCAGTGGCTtccatttttctgatttttaatgcCAAATGCCTGTTTTCAGGACAAGGTCTAGTAAAATAATACATTGTTTTGCATCTATTCAAAAATCTTGGACACATTAGAAAAGCTCTGTTTGCCAGGGAATGATCTGAAACCTAGCAAAGAGCAGGACTTGCAGAATATGAGTCTTTTGTTGCACCCATGAATAGACACCAAAACTTGGTGGTCATTTGTGCATCTTAGATGTGTGCAGCTGGACTTCTCTCCCCCAGATTTCAGTCCCACTGAGCAAACTCCTTCACAGGCAATgtggcagaggaggagagaaagaggacACTGACTGGGACAAAGGGGCAATGCCAGGACCTTCACCAAGACCAAGGTTTCCACTCACATATAAATCTGACAGCCTCCGAGTTATGACATTCTGCATATTCAATAACACAAAGGTGAGGCAGAAGAAAATGTGAGAACATTCAAGTCAGGCAGATAGGCTGAGGTCACCCAAGCAACTTAAACCTACACCTAAATTTGGGGTGTGTTGCTTTGTAATCTTTGTTTTCTCAACGTGGCTGCAGttggaaatttttatttaaaaatatgaccACTTGAAGCAGTAAAAACACATTTTAGTATTGCGCACATCTCAAAGGCCTACTCTAATCAAACTTGCATTAATTGTTACTGTGATATTTTTTCACTAATTAGAACAAGCTTTTGTGGTATGAAAAAACCAACATGAAAGGCAGGAAGATTTATCTGCCTCAGATCATTTAAACAACACTTAAGAATTCCACAACATTTTTTCAGCTTCAAAGTAGTTAAAAGTTGTTAACTAATGATTCCTTCCAGCAACGCTGCAAGATAAGCAGAtacttttgctgtgttttttttttttactgagggGAAAAAGGAGACATTGCCATCCCTAGGCCATGCAGGGAACCTGGGCGAGAGCCAGCTCCAGAACGCGGTAGCTTTTGGGCTGCCAATTCTGTATGGTCAGGCCACTCCTCTCCCTTAAATGTTAAACAAtaaacacagagccacaggcagAACCCTGATAAAAATAGCATGCAATGCAAGGCAGCGAGTCAGGCTTTTACTTTTAGGCATTACAGCTTTAAATGATTAACTGCCAAGAAGAGTCTTTGTCTGTCTTGGTCCAAAACCACGCTCTGTTGAGCCAGCACATTTAATAGGTACAATATCACTAATTCACACTGTACTCTTTGTGCTAGTTTAAGAGATCGCACCGAGGAGGTACAAAAGCATAAAAATGCCAGTCCAGCCCCAAAGCCTTGGCGTCTCATCGTACACataagttaaaatattaaaagatgtAACCACCTTAAAGACTCCTTCAAAATGTCCAGCTTGCATCACTGACACCCCAACACTGCGAGTCTGTTAGCATAAATAAATCATAAACTGGCCCTGTCGTCAGCAACTGCACCTGGCCTTGCACACTGGCTACGTATCGGGGGAACAGACTGTGCTGCAACTTTTATCGTTTGGTTCATGACATGGCAAATAATGCAGCAGCCATGGAAGCACTCAAGCAACTTCCAACAGAGCTGAAAAGCCTGTATTCTTGTACGATATCATTTATGACTGACTTAACATCTAATACTTAAGGTTTCATTACAACCAAGAAAATAATCCCTTTTGCTCAAAGAATCACATCCAGGAACTGATTTTTAGACCAGGATGTAGCAGACTGTAGCTGAACTCTGTTCTGAACATAGTCACCTCGAAAGCCAAATATTTACAATTACCAGAATGGTCAACAACAAAAGGCATcaggtttggttggggtttttttttcaggtaaaagcaATTTAGGAGTCTGCAAAATAACTACAACTGAGATTTAAAACGTTTCAACCCTAGATGTATTCACGGCCTTTGAAAGTACATGGAAGAGAAAACAGAGGGTGCTGGAGAGCAAGGGGAGGATGCAGACCTCAGCAGTCTAGATTGCAGCTTCTGGTAGGTAGGACTGCCCATCTTCCTCCAAGGGTACTGAAAAACttcaacagagagaaaaagaggaaaaaaaaaaccaaaaaaaaacaacaaaggtaTTTGGTGGTATGCAGAGCACATCCTACCAACAAAGATATATTGGAATATTGCTAGAATACAGAGATAAATACCTCTTATTCATCACAGAGTAATGAATAATTACTACCATTCCATGAAAAGTTTAGTTTAGGAGTACTCTCAATTTGATTTCcatgtgcagagaaaaaaaaaaaatcagcagcttaCATAGCTGTAACGCCTTTCCTCCTGTCATCTCATATTTGAGTGAAAGGAGAAGAACAATTAAGTTACTGGAGCAGCATTttcaattcattaaaaaataagcaaCATTCCTCTGTTTTCTGATATGTTGCAATTCATACAGGCTTTTTGCCTCAATTCAAATATATGGGACTTGCCTCTAAGAAGCGATACACATATTAGAATTCAGAAAGCAATACTGAAAGGGTGGGCTTATTTattcaatttaaaaatcacaCAATCCAGTGGCCTCCCAACCCTCACAAATCCTGTGTGCGTTTTGAAGCCCACACAGGCATGAACAGACTCAGTCTATTGCAGCCGGATTCAGTTACGCTTCAGGGAGGCAAGGGACAAACACAACTAGCTGCTGGATTTGCAGCGAAATCTGTACAAGGTGTACCAAAACATTTCAATGCCAGTTCGAGTCACTTAACTACGACTGAGACGTCAGGCGAACAAACAGCATTTCCATTTCCCAGAGAGAAGGGCTAAGGCCATCGGCCTGGTAACGCTGTTAAAGGGCATCTACAGCCACaatttaaaagatattaaaaaaaaagcccagagaAAAAATGGTTAGGTTTTAAAGTATTAACTTTATTAATAAATATACATCCATATGATGATGTAAATACAGATCATGAACACTACTCCATTCCCATACACATAATTGCACACGAGTAGCTCAAGTTCATGGACATAAAAACATACACAGTATCTAATCAGGCTTTTTACAGCAGAGGACGGGGTGCTGATACTAGTTATTTAACAGATTACTGTTTCCCCCAAAGTAAACCTGTGAAAAAGCAAATGATGAAAGATTAAAGTATTAGAAAGTGGTTCAAATTTCAGAATACAGACTCttctattggggaaaaaaaaattaaaatcacaagGAGAAAGGTCTAGTCTCTACTAAAGTCATAAATACATTTAAGCAGTGTTAAAATATATGCATTAAAATAGAGAAGAATAAACTTTTGTGGTCAGAAATGAAGTCTGCAGTTCAAAGTATTTACGATTGTTATCAACTGTTTTAACTGCCAACTCTAAGTATAGCGTGAAACATTATTATACATGTAACAAAGAACAGCAGAGTCACAGCTAATGAAACCATCGGACAAATGACTTCACATCGCTCTGCCTTTTAAAGCTCTTCAAAAATGGGGGAGGGAGTTAAATTCTCATCGGAATTACTCTGTGTATTGTAGTTCCAGGTAATTCTTTTGACAGACACATCACTTTTCACTGACAAGGCTTGGTTATGTCCTGACTGAACTCTTAAGATCTTtcagacaaaatgaaaataaattcattcaGAACAGAGATCTTTAATGGCTCTTGATACACAGTTCTTTTGATTAGTTTAAACTAAATCCAAGATATAAAGAACATTGCTTTAATGACAAAGCTaactgctgattttaaaaatactatcttTGATATCAGCCAGCCACTTTTGATGGTATCTGATATTTTCCTGACAAAATACGGTGCTAGCATCTTGAATATGTCCAGTGCAAGACTTTATAGTAgcaaaattatttggttttaaagTTTAAGTAAATTTAATCAGAAACTGAATAGTAGTTACTATATGTATATTAAACAGTGAACTTGTATAGCATCATTAAGGAATAATAGCAAGCTAATACATTTCATTTATGTATAAATAAGACGTTAGAAACTtgataattaaaagaaattattaaaaacaaacttgACATGTAGATCTTCTGAACAGTGTTAACACACAACAGTGATCCTAGCTTATGAATAGCTGAATTAtgatatataatataaaataagcAATTTACCTTACAATAATGTTTTC
This genomic interval from Athene noctua chromosome 12, bAthNoc1.hap1.1, whole genome shotgun sequence contains the following:
- the TXNDC15 gene encoding thioredoxin domain-containing protein 15, translated to MWRLLLALAWLGAALPAGAVTEQSAGEQPRSPGDGSAQDGGEPVRYRTAEMADAMLGSGLPAQQAVVLSVVPGEVRAGQAVAKGACDGGDECGVGSGPAAPLGQAGSQGREQAALETVLPAPAEESNSTDSAKAPKVNCEERNATGIDRFTLQILNVSQDLMEFLNPNSSDCTLVLFYTPWCRFSASLAPHFNSLPRAFPTLRFLALDASQHSSLSTRFGTVAVPNILLFQGAKPMARFNHTDRTLETLKDFIFNQTGIEAKSDVSVTQEDWEGPLPSVLTKGIDWLLLFSLLFLASFVMYATVRTESIRWLIPGQEHEHQE